One stretch of Microvirga lotononidis DNA includes these proteins:
- a CDS encoding bestrophin-like domain → MAAILQIPAWLGAFLAMLLAVAASALPFIVLRRLLSDDLPTKTRDVAETVAVRIGTVHSLILALVFADAQSTHTNLQQEVSKEITTIEHIVLELNQWNGPEKDVLRGQLAAYVTAVLQNEWHAAAHPRGSREARQAYNEIDMGILNLKADTPQQQSLRGRLIMNMDELQDHRKARLALAHRGLPALFWWMALTGFAITVGFFLIFPANPVHIAILSVYGAYTGLALYFILALSHPYAGPAAIDTTPYEMVLEDELRPR, encoded by the coding sequence ATGGCGGCCATTCTGCAGATTCCGGCCTGGCTGGGGGCGTTCCTCGCGATGCTGCTGGCGGTTGCCGCCTCGGCTCTTCCGTTCATCGTGCTGCGGCGGCTCCTGAGCGACGATCTGCCGACCAAGACACGCGATGTCGCCGAAACGGTCGCCGTTCGCATCGGCACGGTCCACAGCCTGATCCTGGCACTGGTCTTCGCGGATGCCCAGTCCACGCACACGAACCTGCAGCAGGAGGTCTCGAAGGAGATCACCACGATCGAGCATATCGTGCTGGAATTGAACCAATGGAACGGGCCGGAGAAGGACGTGCTCCGGGGTCAGCTCGCCGCCTACGTGACGGCGGTCCTGCAGAACGAATGGCACGCGGCCGCCCATCCGCGCGGCAGCCGGGAGGCGCGGCAGGCCTATAACGAAATCGACATGGGCATCCTCAACCTGAAGGCCGATACGCCCCAGCAGCAATCCCTGCGAGGCCGGTTGATCATGAACATGGACGAGCTTCAGGACCACCGGAAGGCACGGCTGGCTCTCGCCCATCGCGGCCTGCCGGCACTGTTCTGGTGGATGGCGCTGACCGGCTTCGCCATCACGGTCGGCTTCTTTCTTATCTTCCCGGCCAATCCGGTGCACATCGCCATCCTGTCTGTCTACGGAGCCTATACGGGATTGGCGCTCTATTTCATCCTGGCCCTGAGCCATCCCTATGCCGGCCCCGCCGCCATCGACACGACGCCGTACGAGATGGTGCTGGAGGATGAGTTGAGGCCGCGCTAG
- the ssb gene encoding single-stranded DNA-binding protein, which yields MAGSVNKVILVGNLGRDPEVRRLSNGEPVVNLRIATSETWKDKGTGERKEKTEWHSVVIFNENLARVAEQYLKKGSKVYVEGQLQTRKWTDQQGQEKYTTEVVLQRFRGELTILDSRGGGGASEYGDEEPGQISRGGDFGRSSPSQDRRPAPSFGGSGGGGGGGGGGSRYNDLDDDIPF from the coding sequence ATGGCAGGCAGTGTGAACAAGGTGATTTTGGTGGGGAACCTGGGTCGGGACCCTGAGGTGCGGCGTCTGTCGAACGGGGAGCCGGTGGTGAACCTGCGGATCGCCACGTCGGAGACGTGGAAGGACAAGGGCACGGGCGAGCGCAAGGAGAAGACCGAGTGGCACTCGGTGGTGATCTTCAACGAGAACCTGGCGCGGGTGGCGGAGCAGTACCTGAAGAAGGGCTCGAAGGTGTATGTCGAGGGCCAGCTGCAGACGCGCAAGTGGACGGACCAGCAGGGGCAGGAGAAGTACACCACCGAGGTGGTGCTGCAGCGCTTCCGCGGTGAGCTGACGATCCTGGACAGCCGCGGCGGGGGTGGCGCCTCCGAGTACGGCGACGAGGAGCCGGGCCAGATCAGCCGCGGCGGCGATTTCGGACGCTCGTCCCCGTCGCAGGATCGGCGACCGGCTCCGTCCTTCGGCGGCAGCGGTGGCGGTGGGGGAGGTGGCGGCGGCGGCTCCCGCTACAACGATCTCGACGACGACATTCCGTTCTAG
- a CDS encoding protein phosphatase 2C domain-containing protein: MFTVLDRISWPGHPDKPNEDICGVSDDWAWVIDTSIFPGTSPVIHDKSDAAWLAQFANERLSGLAPQAEDGVTLLRHVMEEARIAYRAVAPAERHEDFITWPLGAMTLVRRKGNALDAWTFGDTTAYLRQPDGSVQVLGDAPGLREAEASKAAELMRQSGSRPTAILDEPVFLEWLGERRERQRKSGVPAALLSFNPDAVARLRHETAPCADGTVILLASDGFSALVDLYRAMDAKALVDEALATGLEPLAKLAREIETDRDPDGKLFPRFKASDDTTALLLRA; the protein is encoded by the coding sequence ATGTTCACTGTTTTGGATCGGATCAGCTGGCCGGGGCACCCGGACAAGCCCAACGAGGACATCTGCGGCGTCTCGGACGATTGGGCCTGGGTGATCGATACCTCGATCTTTCCGGGCACCAGCCCGGTCATTCATGACAAAAGCGACGCTGCCTGGCTCGCCCAATTCGCGAACGAGCGGCTGTCGGGTCTCGCACCGCAGGCTGAGGACGGCGTCACGCTCCTGCGGCACGTCATGGAGGAGGCCCGCATCGCTTACCGCGCCGTCGCGCCCGCGGAGCGGCATGAGGATTTCATCACGTGGCCCCTCGGAGCCATGACCTTGGTGCGCCGCAAGGGCAATGCTCTCGACGCCTGGACCTTCGGCGACACGACGGCCTATCTCCGGCAGCCGGACGGCTCGGTTCAGGTCCTGGGCGATGCTCCCGGTCTGCGCGAGGCGGAGGCCTCGAAGGCGGCCGAACTGATGCGGCAGTCGGGCTCACGGCCGACGGCCATCCTCGATGAACCCGTCTTCCTTGAATGGCTCGGCGAGCGCCGGGAGCGCCAGCGGAAAAGCGGCGTCCCGGCAGCGCTCCTGAGCTTCAACCCGGATGCGGTCGCCCGGCTGAGGCACGAGACGGCGCCCTGTGCGGATGGAACCGTGATCCTCCTCGCCTCCGACGGCTTCTCGGCCCTCGTCGATCTCTACAGAGCCATGGACGCCAAGGCCCTCGTGGATGAAGCCCTGGCGACGGGTCTCGAACCCCTGGCGAAGCTGGCGCGGGAGATCGAGACCGACCGCGACCCGGACGGCAAGCTCTTCCCGCGCTTCAAGGCCAGCGACGATACGACGGCGCTGCTGCTGCGGGCCTGA
- a CDS encoding NAD(P)H-dependent flavin oxidoreductase, whose protein sequence is MWNDRRILELFGIELPIIQAPMAGANLSEMVIAVSEAGGLGSLPCALLSPDKAREELAKIRRKTSKPINVNFFCHHSPVFDVEREAAWKQHLKDYYLELGLDPGMETAPSARAPFDETFLGLVEEFRPEVVSFHFGLPHQELLKRVKDTGAKVLSSATTIDEARWLEDQGCDAIIAQGFEAGGHRGIFLTDDISTQVGTMALVPQVVDAVKVPVIAAGGIADARGIVAALALGASAVQLGTAYLFTPEATISSVHRQALKGAGAEKTALTNVFTGRPARGIVNRVMREIGPISELAPAFPLAGGALSPLRQKSEPLGSGDFMSLWSGQAALLSRELPAGELTRRLADEASERLRSR, encoded by the coding sequence ATGTGGAACGATCGACGCATTCTCGAACTCTTCGGAATCGAGCTCCCCATCATTCAAGCCCCTATGGCTGGGGCAAACCTGTCGGAGATGGTCATCGCAGTGTCGGAAGCCGGAGGTCTGGGTTCGCTGCCCTGTGCCCTGCTGAGCCCCGACAAAGCCAGGGAGGAGCTGGCCAAGATCCGACGGAAGACCTCGAAGCCGATCAACGTCAACTTCTTCTGCCATCATTCGCCTGTCTTCGATGTCGAGCGTGAAGCCGCATGGAAGCAGCACCTGAAGGATTATTATCTGGAGCTCGGGCTTGATCCGGGGATGGAAACCGCACCTTCTGCGCGCGCTCCCTTCGACGAGACATTCCTAGGTTTGGTCGAAGAGTTCCGGCCGGAGGTCGTGAGCTTCCATTTCGGATTGCCGCATCAGGAGCTGTTGAAGCGAGTGAAGGACACGGGCGCCAAGGTCTTGTCTTCGGCCACGACGATCGACGAGGCCCGCTGGCTGGAGGACCAGGGATGCGATGCCATCATCGCACAGGGCTTCGAAGCCGGGGGGCATCGAGGAATCTTTCTGACCGATGACATCTCAACGCAGGTCGGCACCATGGCGCTGGTGCCGCAGGTGGTCGATGCGGTGAAGGTCCCTGTCATTGCCGCAGGTGGGATCGCCGATGCGAGGGGCATCGTCGCGGCTCTCGCCCTGGGGGCATCGGCGGTGCAGCTCGGAACGGCCTACCTGTTCACACCGGAAGCCACGATATCTTCGGTTCACAGGCAAGCGTTGAAGGGCGCCGGAGCGGAAAAGACCGCCTTGACGAACGTCTTCACCGGCCGTCCGGCCCGGGGCATCGTCAACCGTGTCATGCGCGAGATCGGACCGATCTCGGAACTCGCACCGGCCTTTCCTCTCGCGGGTGGCGCGCTTTCTCCCCTGCGTCAGAAATCCGAGCCGCTCGGTTCGGGAGATTTCATGTCTCTCTGGTCCGGGCAGGCGGCGCTTCTGAGCCGTGAGCTTCCCGCCGGAGAACTGACGAGGCGGCTGGCGGACGAGGCTTCCGAGCGCCTGCGATCCCGTTGA
- a CDS encoding MarC family protein, with translation MLLDYISAALVTLLVTLDPVALAPIFVSLTRGMNAQERRRVSMRACMIAFGILAFFGLGGEVLLRLLGVGIPAFRISGGLLLFWIAFEMVFERRNERKQHTADIAITEDHIRNVAAFPLAIPLMAGPGAITAVILLAGRADGNIAYLTALLILIALGILSCLVVFSAADRVSRWLGVTGNVVLTRLLGVILAGLAVQFIIDGVLALVRGSAA, from the coding sequence ATGCTCCTCGACTACATATCCGCCGCTCTCGTGACCCTGCTCGTCACCCTCGACCCGGTGGCTCTGGCGCCGATCTTCGTATCGCTGACCCGGGGGATGAACGCACAAGAGCGCCGCAGGGTCTCCATGCGGGCCTGCATGATCGCCTTCGGCATCCTGGCCTTCTTCGGCCTCGGAGGCGAGGTGCTGCTGCGGCTTCTCGGGGTCGGCATCCCGGCCTTCCGCATCTCCGGCGGCCTGCTGCTGTTCTGGATCGCCTTCGAGATGGTGTTCGAGCGGCGCAACGAGCGCAAGCAGCATACGGCCGACATCGCCATCACCGAGGATCACATCCGCAATGTCGCGGCCTTCCCGCTCGCCATTCCGTTGATGGCAGGCCCAGGCGCCATCACGGCCGTGATCCTGCTCGCCGGGCGGGCGGACGGCAACATCGCCTATCTCACCGCCCTGCTGATCCTGATCGCGCTCGGCATCCTGAGCTGTCTGGTGGTGTTCTCGGCGGCCGACCGGGTCTCCCGGTGGCTCGGCGTGACCGGCAACGTCGTGCTGACCCGCCTGCTCGGCGTCATCCTGGCAGGTCTTGCGGTGCAGTTCATCATCGACGGCGTGCTGGCGCTGGTTCGGGGATCGGCGGCTTAA
- the rnk gene encoding nucleoside diphosphate kinase regulator, producing MSRKTPGTAKPRITLMAADYEKLTKLAEAATHTMPDVAQELSGELDRAHVLAGGKQRPDAVHMGCEVDFRDDTTGRVQTVTLVYPHEADISKGRISVLTPIGTALIGLPLGQSIDWTTRTGETRRLTVLQVRSPVAMEQEPA from the coding sequence ATGTCCAGAAAAACACCCGGCACCGCCAAGCCGCGGATCACATTGATGGCGGCCGATTACGAAAAGCTGACAAAGCTGGCCGAAGCGGCCACGCACACGATGCCGGACGTCGCCCAGGAGCTCTCCGGCGAGCTCGACCGGGCTCACGTCCTGGCCGGCGGAAAACAGCGCCCGGACGCCGTCCATATGGGCTGCGAGGTCGATTTCCGGGACGACACGACAGGCCGGGTGCAGACCGTGACCCTGGTCTATCCGCACGAGGCCGACATCTCGAAGGGACGGATCTCCGTCCTGACGCCGATCGGAACCGCCCTCATCGGCCTCCCGCTCGGCCAGTCGATCGACTGGACCACGCGCACCGGCGAAACGCGGCGATTGACGGTGCTGCAGGTCAGAAGCCCTGTCGCGATGGAGCAGGAGCCCGCTTGA
- the uvrA gene encoding excinuclease ABC subunit UvrA, producing MAKLDELFNRAKAGDPDARVISVRGAREHNLKNVDLMVPRDKFVVFTGLSGSGKSSLAFDTIYAEGQRRYVESLSAYARQFLEMMQKPDVDQIDGLSPAISIEQKTTSKNPRSTVGTVTEIYDYMRLLWARVGIPYSPATGLPIESQTVSQMVDRVLELPEKTRLYLLAPVVRGRKGEYRKEIAEFQKKGFQRLKIDGEYYAIDEAPALDKKFKHDIDVVVDRIVVRADIAARLAESFETALELTDGIAVIEYADEKDEKGKAKHIVFSSKFACPVSGFTIPEIEPRLFSFNNPFGACPTCGGIGHEMRIDEALVVDETLSLKRGAIMPWAKSSSPYYGQTLEALTKHYKASMTKPWSELSEEVRNVILYGSDGVSIRMAYDDGMRAYEVRKPFEGVIPNLERRYKETESDWAREEIGRFMSETPCEACGGKRLKPEALAVKIAGSDIGDATALSVKDAHEWFGGLSKKLNKKQNDIAGRILKEIRDRLTFLVDVGLEYLTLARSSGTLSGGESQRIRLASQIGSGLTGVLYVLDEPSIGLHQRDNERLLVTLKRLRDLGNTVIVVEHDEDAILQADYVFDIGPGAGIHGGKIVAEGTPDEIMANAKSLTGKYLTGEMSVKVPAKRRKPDPKRKIKLVGAKGNNLKNVTAEIPLGTFTCITGVSGGGKSTLVIDTLYKAVARKLNGALEHPAPHDRIEGLEHLDKVIDIDQSPIGRTPRSNPATYVGAFTPIREWFAGLPEAKARGYQAGRFSFNVKGGRCEACSGDGVIKIEMHFLPDVYVTCDVCKGKRYDRETLEVKYREKSIADVLDMTVEEARDLFKAVPSIREKMQTLARVGLDYVHVGQQATTLSGGEAQRVKLSKELSKRATGRTLYILDEPTTGLHFHDVAKLLEVLHELVDQGNTVVVIEHNLEVIKTADWVIDMGPEGGNGGGQIVAQGTPEEIAESTASHTGRFLKEVLERRPLKKEAAPKDAAKKAPAKKDKKVTRQAAE from the coding sequence ATGGCTAAACTCGACGAATTGTTCAACCGCGCCAAGGCGGGCGATCCGGACGCGCGCGTGATCTCCGTACGCGGGGCGCGGGAGCACAACCTCAAGAACGTCGATCTCATGGTCCCGCGGGACAAGTTCGTCGTGTTCACGGGGCTCTCCGGCTCGGGCAAGTCGTCGCTGGCTTTCGACACGATCTATGCCGAGGGGCAGCGCCGTTACGTCGAGTCCCTCTCGGCCTATGCCCGCCAGTTCCTCGAAATGATGCAGAAGCCGGACGTGGACCAGATCGACGGTCTTTCGCCCGCCATCTCCATCGAGCAGAAGACCACGTCCAAGAATCCCCGCTCGACGGTCGGCACCGTCACCGAGATCTACGATTACATGCGCCTGCTCTGGGCGCGCGTCGGCATTCCCTATTCGCCGGCCACCGGCCTGCCCATCGAGAGCCAGACCGTCAGCCAGATGGTCGACCGGGTGCTGGAATTGCCGGAAAAGACCCGCCTCTACCTGCTGGCCCCGGTGGTGCGCGGCCGCAAGGGCGAATACCGCAAGGAAATCGCCGAGTTCCAGAAGAAGGGCTTTCAGCGCCTGAAGATCGACGGCGAATATTACGCCATCGACGAGGCCCCTGCCCTCGACAAGAAGTTCAAGCACGACATCGACGTGGTGGTGGACCGTATCGTGGTGCGGGCCGACATCGCCGCGCGCCTGGCGGAATCCTTCGAGACGGCGCTCGAACTGACGGACGGCATCGCGGTCATCGAATACGCGGACGAGAAGGACGAGAAGGGCAAGGCGAAGCACATCGTCTTCTCGTCCAAGTTCGCCTGCCCGGTCTCCGGCTTCACGATTCCCGAAATCGAGCCGCGCCTGTTCTCGTTCAACAATCCCTTCGGCGCCTGCCCGACCTGTGGCGGCATCGGCCACGAGATGCGCATCGACGAGGCGCTCGTGGTGGACGAGACGCTCTCCCTGAAGCGCGGCGCCATCATGCCGTGGGCCAAGTCGTCCTCGCCCTATTACGGCCAGACGCTCGAGGCGCTCACCAAGCACTACAAGGCTTCCATGACGAAGCCCTGGTCCGAGCTGTCGGAAGAGGTGCGCAACGTCATTCTCTACGGCTCGGACGGCGTGTCGATCCGCATGGCCTATGACGACGGCATGCGCGCCTACGAGGTGAGGAAGCCATTCGAGGGCGTGATCCCGAACCTGGAACGCCGCTACAAGGAAACCGAGAGCGACTGGGCCCGCGAAGAGATCGGCCGCTTCATGAGCGAGACGCCCTGCGAGGCCTGCGGCGGCAAGCGCCTGAAGCCCGAAGCGCTTGCGGTGAAGATCGCCGGTTCCGACATCGGCGATGCCACGGCGCTCTCCGTGAAGGATGCCCACGAGTGGTTCGGCGGCCTCTCCAAGAAGCTCAACAAGAAGCAGAACGACATCGCCGGCCGCATTCTCAAGGAAATCCGCGACCGTCTCACCTTCCTGGTCGATGTGGGCCTGGAATACCTGACGCTCGCCCGATCCTCCGGCACCCTGTCGGGCGGCGAGAGCCAGCGCATCCGTCTCGCCAGCCAGATCGGCTCCGGCCTGACGGGCGTTCTCTACGTGCTCGACGAGCCATCCATCGGCCTGCACCAGCGCGACAATGAGCGCCTGCTCGTCACCCTCAAGCGCCTGCGCGATCTCGGCAACACGGTCATCGTCGTCGAGCATGACGAGGATGCGATCCTTCAGGCCGACTACGTGTTCGATATCGGCCCGGGCGCCGGCATCCACGGCGGCAAGATCGTCGCCGAGGGCACGCCGGACGAGATCATGGCGAATGCGAAGTCGCTGACCGGCAAGTACCTGACGGGCGAGATGTCCGTGAAGGTGCCGGCCAAGCGCCGCAAGCCCGACCCGAAGCGCAAGATCAAGCTCGTCGGCGCGAAGGGCAACAACCTGAAGAACGTCACGGCGGAGATTCCGCTCGGCACCTTTACCTGCATCACCGGCGTGTCCGGCGGCGGCAAGTCCACGCTGGTCATCGACACGCTCTACAAGGCGGTGGCGCGCAAGCTCAACGGCGCGCTGGAGCACCCTGCCCCGCATGACCGCATCGAGGGGCTTGAGCATCTCGACAAGGTCATCGACATCGACCAGTCGCCCATCGGCCGCACGCCGCGCTCGAACCCGGCCACCTATGTCGGCGCCTTCACGCCGATCCGCGAGTGGTTCGCGGGCCTTCCCGAGGCGAAGGCGCGCGGCTATCAGGCCGGCCGCTTCTCCTTCAACGTGAAGGGCGGACGCTGCGAGGCCTGCTCCGGCGACGGCGTGATCAAGATCGAGATGCACTTCCTGCCCGACGTCTACGTCACCTGCGACGTGTGCAAGGGAAAGCGCTACGATCGCGAGACGCTGGAGGTGAAGTACCGCGAGAAATCCATCGCCGACGTGCTCGACATGACGGTGGAGGAAGCCCGCGACCTCTTCAAGGCCGTGCCGTCGATCCGCGAGAAGATGCAGACGCTCGCGCGCGTCGGCCTCGATTACGTGCATGTGGGCCAGCAGGCGACGACGCTCTCAGGCGGCGAAGCCCAGCGCGTGAAGCTCTCGAAGGAGCTGTCCAAGCGCGCCACCGGCCGCACGCTCTACATTCTGGACGAGCCGACCACGGGCCTGCACTTCCACGATGTCGCGAAACTCCTCGAAGTGCTGCACGAGCTGGTCGATCAGGGCAACACGGTCGTGGTGATCGAGCACAACCTCGAAGTCATCAAGACAGCCGACTGGGTGATCGACATGGGTCCCGAAGGCGGCAACGGCGGCGGGCAGATCGTGGCGCAGGGCACGCCCGAGGAGATCGCCGAGTCCACGGCGAGCCACACCGGCCGCTTCCTCAAGGAGGTGCTGGAGCGCCGCCCCCTCAAGAAGGAGGCGGCCCCGAAGGACGCCGCCAAGAAGGCGCCGGCGAAGAAGGACAAGAAGGTGACGCGGCAGGCGGCTGAGTAA
- a CDS encoding DUF6894 family protein, whose product MPRYYFHLRSRDQFIWDQEGVDLPDPAMARGAAERAATELRSGLQESDPIYSWTVAVTDESDQLIHVASL is encoded by the coding sequence ATGCCCCGTTACTATTTCCATCTCCGCTCGAGGGACCAGTTCATCTGGGACCAGGAAGGTGTCGACCTGCCCGATCCCGCCATGGCGCGGGGAGCGGCCGAAAGGGCCGCGACGGAACTCCGCAGTGGCCTGCAGGAGAGCGATCCGATCTACTCCTGGACCGTCGCCGTGACGGACGAAAGTGATCAGCTCATCCATGTTGCATCGCTCTGA
- a CDS encoding class I SAM-dependent methyltransferase translates to MGSTDAAFSGSIPALYERYLGPLMFEPFAEDMAARLRDIAQGRILETAAGTGIVTRALARTLPPGVTIVATDLNQAMLDLAAQRLQAPNVEWRQADAQKLPFDDASFDAIVCQFGVMFFPDKQTAYREALRLLKPGGRLVFSVWNSLDDNEVSRIISDAAGKAFPDDPPRFIERVPFGYFDPDRIRGEVQQAGFENVDIEVVGKVTKAPSPREPAIGLCQGSPLRPELEARSPGQLDDITTKVTEALAARFGTGAFENRMSALVVTAWR, encoded by the coding sequence ATGGGCTCCACCGATGCAGCCTTTTCCGGCTCGATTCCGGCACTCTACGAGCGCTATCTCGGCCCCCTGATGTTCGAGCCGTTCGCTGAGGACATGGCGGCCCGCCTGCGCGACATCGCACAGGGCCGCATTCTGGAGACGGCAGCCGGAACGGGGATCGTGACCCGGGCACTCGCCAGGACACTTCCGCCCGGAGTCACGATCGTCGCGACGGACCTCAACCAGGCCATGCTCGATCTTGCCGCACAACGGTTGCAGGCCCCGAACGTCGAATGGAGGCAGGCCGACGCCCAGAAACTTCCGTTCGACGACGCCTCCTTCGACGCAATCGTCTGCCAGTTCGGCGTCATGTTCTTTCCCGACAAGCAGACAGCCTATCGCGAGGCCCTGCGTCTTCTCAAGCCCGGCGGCCGCCTCGTCTTCAGCGTCTGGAATTCCCTCGACGACAATGAGGTCAGCCGCATCATCTCCGATGCGGCGGGCAAGGCGTTTCCCGACGACCCTCCCCGGTTCATCGAGCGAGTGCCGTTCGGCTATTTCGACCCGGACCGGATCCGCGGCGAGGTGCAGCAGGCGGGCTTCGAGAATGTCGATATCGAGGTCGTCGGAAAGGTCACGAAGGCGCCCTCGCCGCGCGAGCCCGCCATCGGCCTCTGCCAGGGCAGCCCGCTCCGACCCGAACTCGAGGCAAGGTCCCCCGGGCAGCTCGACGACATCACGACCAAAGTGACCGAAGCCCTCGCGGCGCGCTTCGGCACGGGTGCCTTCGAGAACCGCATGAGCGCCCTTGTGGTCACCGCCTGGCGCTAG
- a CDS encoding DUF6894 family protein, with amino-acid sequence MVGGEGPPMPRYYFHVQVGERFVPDRHGVDLPNLMTARGPEAREAHASWDRVLSFIDALPNRTTVITDQAGRIVFVLSV; translated from the coding sequence ATGGTCGGGGGTGAAGGACCGCCCATGCCCCGCTATTATTTTCATGTGCAAGTCGGAGAGCGTTTCGTACCGGATCGACACGGTGTCGATCTCCCGAACCTGATGACTGCGCGAGGACCGGAGGCCCGGGAGGCCCATGCGTCCTGGGACCGTGTGCTAAGTTTCATCGACGCCCTGCCCAATAGAACAACGGTCATTACCGACCAGGCTGGGCGGATTGTGTTCGTACTCTCCGTGTAG
- a CDS encoding DUF6894 family protein, whose translation MHCYFHLVHMHERIVDEAGIEVSDLEAAHYQALKAIQELRQEGEADEVDWRGWNLEVVDEAGNVLLSIPLNVAQH comes from the coding sequence GTGCACTGCTACTTTCATCTTGTGCACATGCACGAACGGATCGTCGACGAGGCAGGAATCGAAGTCTCGGATCTGGAAGCCGCCCATTATCAGGCTCTCAAAGCCATTCAGGAATTGAGGCAGGAAGGCGAAGCCGACGAGGTCGACTGGCGCGGCTGGAACCTCGAAGTCGTCGACGAGGCCGGAAATGTCCTTCTGTCGATTCCGCTCAACGTGGCGCAGCACTGA
- a CDS encoding DUF6894 family protein, translated as MRCFFHLVNDHEEIVDNTGIEVHDLESAMAQALLAITELREEIGVDIEDWSGWRLDIVCPRGTLLHSMMLNNTVH; from the coding sequence ATGCGCTGCTTCTTTCACCTTGTGAACGATCATGAAGAGATCGTCGACAATACAGGGATCGAAGTTCATGACTTGGAGAGCGCCATGGCTCAGGCTCTCCTTGCCATCACCGAACTGCGTGAGGAGATCGGCGTCGATATCGAGGACTGGTCCGGCTGGCGCCTCGACATCGTGTGCCCGCGAGGCACGCTTCTTCATTCCATGATGCTGAACAACACGGTGCACTGA
- a CDS encoding M20 family metallopeptidase, translating to MSSSSPSLDTLLTWIRTESPTHDRAGVNLMMDLVVAQMQDSPVAVERIPGTEGLGDVLVLRAGPQTAEPGLLVMSHLDTVHPVGTIENDLTLRIEDDRLYGPGIYDMKGGAWFALEAFKEVARKGTAARPMVFLVTPDEEIGSPITRPMIEDLGRRSAYALVTEPARDGGQIVTARKGVGRFDVHVEGRPAHAGSRHKEGRNAVYEAARQILAIEALTDYARGITTTVGMVSGGTAVNTIPQHCRFPVDLRVETVADGEAVTAALLGLKSSNPDFKVSVSGGMNRPPYERTESTAKLFDHAKSLAAEIGFDLVSAPRVGGGSDGNFTAALGIPTLDGLGIDGDGAHTLQEYGLISSIAPRQKLMARLLETLR from the coding sequence ATGAGCTCCTCCTCGCCGTCCCTCGATACGCTCTTGACCTGGATCCGCACGGAAAGCCCGACCCATGACCGGGCCGGGGTCAACCTGATGATGGACCTCGTCGTCGCGCAGATGCAGGACTCTCCGGTAGCGGTCGAGAGAATCCCGGGCACCGAGGGGCTCGGCGACGTTCTCGTGCTGCGTGCCGGACCGCAGACGGCCGAGCCGGGCCTTCTGGTCATGTCGCATCTCGACACGGTGCATCCCGTCGGCACCATCGAGAACGACCTGACGCTTCGCATCGAGGATGACCGGCTGTACGGGCCCGGCATCTACGACATGAAGGGCGGGGCCTGGTTTGCTCTGGAGGCGTTCAAGGAGGTCGCCCGCAAGGGCACGGCGGCGCGCCCCATGGTCTTCCTGGTGACGCCTGATGAGGAGATCGGCTCGCCGATCACCCGCCCGATGATCGAGGATCTCGGCCGTCGTTCGGCTTACGCGCTCGTGACGGAACCGGCTCGCGACGGCGGTCAGATCGTCACGGCCCGCAAGGGGGTGGGGCGCTTCGACGTGCATGTGGAGGGCCGCCCGGCCCATGCGGGATCTCGCCACAAGGAAGGGCGCAACGCCGTCTACGAGGCCGCCCGGCAGATCCTCGCTATCGAAGCCCTGACCGATTACGCGCGCGGGATCACCACGACGGTCGGGATGGTCTCCGGCGGTACGGCGGTGAACACCATCCCGCAGCATTGCCGCTTCCCGGTGGACCTGCGCGTCGAGACTGTGGCGGACGGTGAGGCCGTGACGGCCGCACTCCTCGGGCTGAAATCCTCCAACCCGGACTTCAAGGTCTCCGTCTCCGGCGGCATGAACCGGCCGCCCTACGAGCGGACCGAGTCGACCGCGAAGCTCTTCGACCACGCCAAGTCCCTCGCCGCCGAGATCGGCTTCGACCTCGTCTCCGCGCCCCGCGTCGGCGGCGGCTCGGACGGCAACTTCACGGCCGCGCTCGGCATTCCGACCCTCGACGGGCTCGGCATCGACGGCGACGGGGCGCATACCCTCCAGGAATACGGCCTGATCTCCTCCATCGCGCCCCGGCAGAAGCTCATGGCGCGCCTGCTGGAAACGCTGCGGTAA